The following are encoded together in the Oncorhynchus gorbuscha isolate QuinsamMale2020 ecotype Even-year linkage group LG03, OgorEven_v1.0, whole genome shotgun sequence genome:
- the LOC124032343 gene encoding tumor necrosis factor receptor superfamily member 14-like isoform X1: protein MAQFETLIWTVPIILVFVSIGCCIACGRAEYRIGDECCPMCSPGNHVHKHCTEFTSTSCVPCVDATFLDEPNGLIKCKVCINCDPGLGLKVKQPCRPSSDTVCGTLEGFYCLDPTKDGCRAAQRHSSCKPGQYISNTGTASTDTVCADCTGDTYSDGSLTSCQPHTQCKSLGLQELRPGTHWSNSECGPQSSRIEPGIIIGVVASVLIAPIIIIIIIVIVRKKRSPATVTFSPVTVNAVEASSDLEETPSNVVQ, encoded by the exons ATGGCACAGTTTGAAACCTTGATATGGACT GTACCTATTATATTGGTGTTTGTAAGCATTGGATGCTGTATTGCATGTGGTAGAGCTGAGTACAGAATAGGGGATGAATGTTGTCCCATGTGTTCACCAG GAAATCATGTACATAAGCATTGTACTGAATTCACCAGCACCAGCTGTGTGCCCTGTGTTGATGCTACATTCCTTGATGAGCCCAATGGTCTCATAAAATGCAAAGTGTGTATCAACTGTGATCCAG GTTTGGGTTTGAAGGTAAAGCAGCCATGTAGACCTTCATCAGACACTGTCTGTGGGACACTGGAGGGGTTCTACTGTCTAGACCCAACTAAGGATGGTTGTAGAGCAGCCCAGAGACACAGCAGCTGTAAACCTGGTCAATACATCAGTAACACAG GAACAGCATCTACAGATACTGTTTGTGCTGACTGCACTGGTGATACTTATTCAGATGGATCATTAACATCctgccagccacacacaca GTGTAAATCCTTAGGTCTTCAAGAACTTAGACCAGGAACTCATTGGTCCAATTCTGAATGTGGACCACAATCCTCAAGAATAGAACCTGGAATCATCATTGGTGTTGTGGCATCAGTCCTAATAgctcctataataataataataataattgtaattgTAAGGAAGAAAAGAAGTCCAGCAACAGTGACTTTTTCCCCAGTGACAGTAAATGCTGTAGAG GCATCATCAGATTTAGAGGAAACACCAAGCAATGTAGTACAATGA
- the LOC124032343 gene encoding tumor necrosis factor receptor superfamily member 14-like isoform X2: protein MAQFETLIWTVPIILVFVSIGCCIACGRAEYRIGDECCPMCSPGNHVHKHCTEFTSTSCVPCVDATFLDEPNGLIKCKVCINCDPGLGLKVKQPCRPSSDTVCGTLEGFYCLDPTKDGCRAAQRHSSCKPGQYISNTGTASTDTVCADCTGDTYSDGSLTSCQPHTQCKSLGLQELRPGTHWSNSECGPQSSRIEPGIIIGVVASVLIAPIIIIIIISVTTWLINNIGLTMQIVRVAI, encoded by the exons ATGGCACAGTTTGAAACCTTGATATGGACT GTACCTATTATATTGGTGTTTGTAAGCATTGGATGCTGTATTGCATGTGGTAGAGCTGAGTACAGAATAGGGGATGAATGTTGTCCCATGTGTTCACCAG GAAATCATGTACATAAGCATTGTACTGAATTCACCAGCACCAGCTGTGTGCCCTGTGTTGATGCTACATTCCTTGATGAGCCCAATGGTCTCATAAAATGCAAAGTGTGTATCAACTGTGATCCAG GTTTGGGTTTGAAGGTAAAGCAGCCATGTAGACCTTCATCAGACACTGTCTGTGGGACACTGGAGGGGTTCTACTGTCTAGACCCAACTAAGGATGGTTGTAGAGCAGCCCAGAGACACAGCAGCTGTAAACCTGGTCAATACATCAGTAACACAG GAACAGCATCTACAGATACTGTTTGTGCTGACTGCACTGGTGATACTTATTCAGATGGATCATTAACATCctgccagccacacacaca GTGTAAATCCTTAGGTCTTCAAGAACTTAGACCAGGAACTCATTGGTCCAATTCTGAATGTGGACCACAATCCTCAAGAATAGAACCTGGAATCATCATTGGTGTTGTGGCATCAGTCCTAATAgctcctataataata attataattatttcgGTGACAACCTGGTTGATTAATAATATTGGGTtgacaatgcagatagtccgggtagccatttga
- the LOC124032342 gene encoding serine--tRNA ligase, cytoplasmic: MVLDLDQFRTDKGGDPEVIRETQRKRFKDVSLVDKLVHADTEWRKCRFTADNLNKAKNLCSKTVGEKMKKREPVGDDDDSVPDDAQNLEALTADTLSPLTVTQIKKVRLLVDEAVQKSDGERVKLEEERFQYLREIGNLLHPSVPISNDEDADNKVERTWGDCTVQKKYSHVDLVVMIDGYDGEKGAIVAGSRGYFLKGPLVFLEQALINYALRMLHSKNYQMLYTPFFMRKEVMQEVAQLSQFDDELYKVIGKSSEKSEDTAIDEKYLIATSEQPIAAFLRDEWLKPEDLPMRYAGLSTCFRQEVGSHGRDTRGIFRVHQFEKIEQFVFASPHDNKSWEMMDEMIGTAEEFYQTLGIPYRIINIVSGALNHAASKKLDLEAWFPGSAAFRELVSCSNCLDYQARRLRIRYGQTKKMMDKTDYVHMLNATMCATTRVMCAILETYQTEEGVVIPEVLRNFMPPGMTEMLKFVKPAPIDVETSKKQKKQQDGGKKKKQGGGDQLQNQVENMSVNDS, from the exons ATGGTGCTCGATTTAGACCAATTTCGGACCGATAAAGGCGGTGATCCTGAAGTAATCAGAGAAACTCAAAGAAAAAGGTTCAAAGATGTGTCACTTGTGGATAAACTAGTACACGCAGACACAGAATGGAGAAAAT GTCGTTTCACTGCCGACAACCTCAACAAGGCAAAGAATTTATGCAGCAAGACAGTTGGAGAGAAAATGAAG AAGAGAGAGCCAGTTGGGGATGACGATGATTCTGTCCCAGATGACGCCCAGAACTTGGAGGCCCTAACGGCAGACACACTATCG CCCCTCACGGTCACCCAGATCAAGAAGGTCCGTCTGCTTGTAGATGAGGCAGTGCAGAAATCTGATGGTGAGAGGGTAAAGCTGGAGGAAGAGCGCTTTCAATACCTGCGAGAGATCGGGAACCTCTTGCATCCATCTGTGCCCATCAGTAATGATGAG GATGCTGATAACAAAGTGGAGCGCACCTGGGGAGACTGTACTGTGCAGAAGAAGTATTCCCACGTAGACCTGGTAGTCATGATCGACGGCTACGACGGAGAGAAAGGAGCTATAGTGGCCGGGAGCCGTGGCTACTTCCTCAAA GGGCCACTAGTTTTCCTGGAGCAGGCATTGATCAATTATGCTCTGCGGATGCTCCACAGCAAGAACTACCAAATGCTCTATACCCCCTTCTTCATGAGGAAAGAGGTCATGCAGGAGGTGGCTCAGCTCAGCCAGTTTGATGATGAACTTTACAAG GTGATTGGGAAGAGCAGTGAGAAATCTGAGGACACGGCCATAGATGAGAAGTACCTGATTGCCACCTCAGAGCAGCCCATCGCAGCCTTCCTGAGAGACGAGTGGCTGAAGCCAGAGGATCTGCCAATGCGCTACGCCGGCCTCTCCACCTGCttcagacaggaagtgggttCCCACGGGCGTGACACCCGAGGCATCTTCAGGGTGCACCAGTTTGAGAAG ATAGAGCAGTTTGTTTTTGCCTCTCCTCATGACAACAAGTCCTGGGAGATGATGGATGAGATGATTGGGACAGCTGAAGAGTTCTACCAGACACTAGGGATCCCCTACCGCATCATCAACATAGTCTCAG GTGCTCTGAACCATGCAGCCAGTAAGAAGCTGGACTTGGAGGCCTGGTTCCCAGGCTCCGCAGCCTTCAGAGAGCTGGTCTCCTGCTCCAACTGTTTAGACTACCAGGCCCGTCGGCTGCGTATCCGCTACGGACAGACCAAAAAGATGATGGACAAG ACTGACTATGTGCACATGCTCAACGCAACCATGTGTGCCACCACACGTGTAATGTGTGCTATCCTGGAGACGTACCAGACCGAAGAGGGTGTCGTCATTCCAGAGGTGCTCCGGAACTTCATGCCTCCAG GTATGACAGAGATGCTGAAGTTTGTGAAGCCTGCGCCTATTGACGTGGAGACGTCCAAGAAGCAGAAGAAGCAGCAGGatggagggaagaagaagaaacagggaggtggagaccagCTCCAGAACCAAGTGGAGAACATGTCTGTCAACGATTCTTAG